The Plutella xylostella chromosome 30, ilPluXylo3.1, whole genome shotgun sequence genome contains a region encoding:
- the LOC105388019 gene encoding HMG box-containing protein 4 gives MQEDLEVTGVSRSGRVRKKSSKLMDFESPDDIEARYRRQPLVKSYGQFRAAEEQEMADTAAAQGSRSADDGAGTASGSESDYYENNGENADSMESDSSEDEFNAATRTPANSLYMMEKSSKKKLIVKDGKVVGRAKAQRKDKGKTRITAYMMWAKEARNDLLRKHPDMDFSAISKRLGEMWANVNYNERYLWKRKAKRFAMQKEQSLAAAAAKLIYNSKPAPRQYGSVGRPPARPKPASPTTPPSQALVPVSSAGASAAAARAQGCGAAEVAAHLRLLGESLAIIGERLKEHEGQIAVSGSVSVLLDTLLCALAPLLAITRALPAVAPPPPLAADTLHNIAYIMPGL, from the exons ATGCAGGAAG ACTTAGAAGTGACAGGGGTGTCGCGCAGCGGGAGGGTCCGCAAGAAGAGCTCCAAGCTCATGGACTTCGAGTCCCCTGACGACATTGAGGCGAGGTACCGAAGACAGCCACTGGTGAAGAGCTATGGCCAGTTCAGAGCTGCTGAGGAGCAGGAGATGGCTGATACTGCGGCGGCGCAGGGCTCCCGGTCGGCTGATGATGGAGCGGGGACGGCGTCTGGCAGCGAGTCAGATTATTATGAGAATAACGGGGAGAATGCTGATAG CATGGAGTCGGACAGCTCGGAGGATGAGTTCAACGCAGCCACGCGTACACCGGCCAACTCACTGTACATGATGGAGAAGAGCTCCAAGAAGAAGCTCATCGTGAAGGATGGGAAGGTGGTTGGCCGAGCCAAGGCTCAGAGGAAGGATAAAG GAAAGACCCGCATCACGGCATACATGATGTGGGCGAAGGAGGCCCGCAACGACCTGCTACGGAAGCACCCCGACATGGACTTCTCTGCCATCAGCAAGAGACTCGGGGAGATGTGGGCTAAT GTGAACTACAACGAGCGGTACCTGTGGAAGCGCAAGGCGAAGCGGTTCGCGATGCAGAAGGAGCAGagcctcgccgccgccgccgccaagCTCATCTACAACTCCA AGCCAGCCCCGCGCCAGTAcggcagcgtgggacgccccccAGCGCGCCCGAAGCCCGCCTCGCCCACCACGCCGCCCTCGCAGGCGCTTGtg CCGGTGTCCTCAGCGGGcgcgtcggcggcggcggcgcgcgcgcagggcTGCGGCGCGGCCGAGGTGGCAGCTCATTTGAGACTGTTGGGAGAGAGTCTCGCAATCATCGGGGAGAGATTGAAGGAACATGAG GGTCAGATAGCGGTATCGGGCTCCGTCTCAGTCCTTCTAGACACGCTGCTGTGTGCGCTGGCGCCGCTGCTGGCCATCACGCGCGCGCTGCCCGCcgtcgcgccgccgccgccgctcgctGCTGACACGCTGCATAATATCGCCTATATTATGCCGGGGTTATAA